Proteins encoded within one genomic window of Bdellovibrio bacteriovorus:
- a CDS encoding isoprenyl transferase — MTLPKHIAIIMDGNGRWAQLKRRPRTFGHIKGTRVAKKIITDCSRRGIKNLTLYAFSTENWFRPQAEVSLLMQILRRYLKRETENLVKENIRFSVIGDMSRIPSDVAEAIGKSIEATAQCTGLNLVFALSYGSRQEITEAVRDIAARVAAGEINPEDIDESVINSALSTYPTPDPDLIIRTSGEQRLSNFLLWQAAYSEFYFTDVLWPNFTESHLEEALNAFSMRQRRFGKVTANDNVEKLSN, encoded by the coding sequence ATGACTCTACCGAAACACATAGCTATTATTATGGATGGTAACGGTCGTTGGGCTCAGCTCAAACGTCGTCCTCGCACGTTCGGACATATCAAAGGAACTCGTGTCGCGAAAAAAATCATCACCGATTGTTCGCGACGCGGAATCAAAAATCTAACATTGTATGCATTCAGCACTGAAAACTGGTTTCGCCCTCAGGCTGAAGTCAGTTTGCTGATGCAAATTCTTCGTCGTTACCTTAAGCGCGAGACCGAAAACCTAGTTAAAGAGAATATCCGTTTCTCTGTCATTGGTGATATGTCGCGCATTCCTTCGGACGTTGCTGAAGCCATTGGTAAATCTATCGAAGCTACAGCTCAGTGCACAGGCCTTAACCTGGTCTTTGCGTTGAGCTATGGTTCTCGACAAGAGATCACAGAAGCCGTTCGCGATATTGCTGCACGTGTGGCGGCCGGTGAAATCAACCCCGAAGATATTGACGAGTCTGTTATCAATTCAGCGCTCAGCACGTATCCTACTCCGGATCCGGATTTGATCATTCGCACAAGTGGCGAACAAAGACTGTCAAATTTCTTGTTGTGGCAAGCGGCCTATTCAGAGTTTTATTTTACTGATGTGTTATGGCCCAACTTCACTGAGTCTCATTTAGAGGAAGCTTTGAACGCTTTTTCGATGAGACAACGCCGCTTTGGCAAGGTTACAGCGAATGACAACGTGGAAAAGCTTTCAAACTAG
- a CDS encoding phosphatidate cytidylyltransferase — protein sequence MTTWKSFQTRAVSAAVALALIIGLYITLNVQGLKIAIAFVVAVGTWELITILFKNEKSILLKGLFYFLTLAIFGATLTSLSTGGIIYSIALIIMIIAVLLSAHKEGNLSYMADAQAKAALGFFYMGLLPAFAFRILDQAHGIAWFVYLLAVVFAGDTMAYVFGVLIGKHKVMPSVSPKKTWQGSVGGIIGSMIAGYICWQFLFSEQPLGLFLILAGISGFVGQFGDFFESLLKRVADVKDSGKIMPGHGGVLDRIDGVLFASPVVLAGILILSHLLS from the coding sequence ATGACAACGTGGAAAAGCTTTCAAACTAGAGCTGTTTCGGCTGCAGTGGCTCTGGCACTGATTATCGGCCTTTATATTACTTTAAATGTTCAAGGGCTGAAAATCGCGATCGCTTTCGTTGTTGCTGTTGGCACTTGGGAATTGATCACGATTCTTTTTAAGAACGAAAAATCAATTCTATTAAAAGGCCTTTTTTATTTTCTGACGCTTGCGATTTTCGGTGCGACTTTAACTTCTTTAAGCACCGGTGGAATTATTTATTCAATCGCTTTGATCATTATGATTATAGCCGTTCTTTTGTCAGCGCACAAAGAAGGTAATTTGAGTTACATGGCGGACGCTCAAGCTAAAGCTGCTTTGGGATTCTTTTACATGGGACTTCTGCCAGCATTTGCGTTTCGCATTTTAGATCAAGCGCATGGCATTGCTTGGTTTGTCTATTTGTTAGCGGTTGTTTTTGCCGGCGACACAATGGCTTACGTCTTTGGTGTCTTGATCGGAAAACATAAAGTCATGCCTTCAGTTTCCCCGAAGAAAACCTGGCAAGGCTCTGTGGGTGGTATCATCGGTTCGATGATTGCGGGATATATTTGCTGGCAATTTCTCTTTTCAGAACAGCCTTTGGGTCTCTTTTTGATACTTGCAGGCATTTCTGGATTCGTGGGACAGTTTGGTGATTTCTTTGAATCTCTCTTAAAACGAGTCGCCGATGTTAAGGACTCTGGGAAAATTATGCCGGGTCACGGCGGTGTCCTCGATCGTATTGATGGTGTCCTATTCGCAAGTCCTGTTGTTCTTGCGGGAATTTTGATTTTGTCTCATCTTTTGTCGTAA
- the rseP gene encoding RIP metalloprotease RseP — translation MNIFSYLQSGLSAIIPFVILLGILIFVHELGHFLVARWCGVRVEVFSLGFGKKLLKYKKGDTTYALSLIPLGGYVKMFGEQPGDNISEEDKKHSFTHKNVWQRIAVVIAGPLMNFFFAVLIFFAVALIGEDAKTPVVGDVAQNTPAYAAGFRSGDKIVSINETQVNTWEDLQRALSLKENHNLHIDVVVQREGSEETTKIATDAKAEPNPNVLSSYEYVANVDGLTPYSAGTTIGVLQGSPLAALGVQTGDSITSINGQKVAYWRQLEDTLAKQNSKEALTLEVLGMREGDKEAKPITVTLAPTESIKTYSMASLGFESSELYLSKVMDNSPAKAAGLHAMDRLVSINNVTLKKWEDVINNIKSFDGKNPVAVTVLRDGQNLNLNITPKMTTQMLPTGTEEKRYTIGIAPIANIAAPELMVVRSENLGQAFVRGVEKTWDVSVMTVMSFVRLFQAKISPKNIGGVISIGQAASETFKIGLTQFLQMMAIISVNLFILNLLPIPVLDGGHLVFYAIEVVKGAPLSMRKMELAQQVGLALLMSLMIFALFNDFTRILGL, via the coding sequence ATGAATATCTTTTCTTATCTTCAATCAGGTTTATCAGCAATCATCCCCTTCGTTATCTTGCTCGGAATTTTGATTTTCGTGCATGAGCTTGGACACTTCCTTGTCGCTCGTTGGTGTGGCGTTCGTGTTGAAGTTTTCAGTTTGGGATTTGGCAAAAAGCTTTTGAAATATAAAAAAGGCGACACGACTTATGCGCTTTCACTGATCCCACTAGGCGGCTACGTGAAAATGTTTGGCGAGCAGCCGGGCGATAATATTTCTGAAGAAGATAAGAAGCACTCATTCACTCACAAAAATGTGTGGCAAAGAATCGCGGTTGTGATCGCGGGTCCTTTGATGAACTTTTTCTTTGCAGTCCTGATCTTCTTTGCGGTGGCTTTGATTGGTGAAGACGCTAAGACGCCAGTGGTTGGTGACGTTGCTCAGAATACTCCCGCTTACGCGGCAGGTTTCCGTTCGGGCGATAAAATCGTTTCTATCAATGAAACTCAAGTGAACACTTGGGAAGATTTGCAACGCGCTTTAAGCCTTAAAGAAAATCACAATCTTCACATCGACGTTGTCGTTCAACGTGAGGGTTCTGAAGAAACTACGAAAATTGCGACGGATGCGAAAGCAGAGCCAAACCCGAATGTCCTCAGTTCATATGAATATGTGGCAAATGTTGATGGACTGACTCCGTACTCTGCGGGAACAACTATTGGTGTGCTTCAAGGTTCGCCACTAGCCGCCTTGGGTGTGCAAACAGGTGACTCCATCACTTCAATCAATGGCCAAAAAGTCGCTTACTGGCGTCAGCTGGAAGATACTTTGGCTAAGCAAAATTCCAAGGAAGCTTTGACGTTAGAAGTTCTGGGGATGCGTGAAGGTGATAAGGAAGCAAAACCTATCACGGTGACTTTGGCCCCAACGGAATCAATCAAAACTTATTCGATGGCGAGCCTGGGTTTTGAAAGCTCTGAGCTTTACCTAAGCAAAGTGATGGATAACTCTCCAGCGAAAGCAGCCGGTCTGCATGCGATGGATCGTTTGGTCTCCATCAACAATGTGACACTGAAAAAGTGGGAAGATGTTATCAACAACATCAAGTCCTTCGACGGCAAAAACCCGGTTGCAGTAACGGTTTTGCGTGATGGTCAGAATTTGAATTTGAACATCACCCCTAAGATGACGACTCAGATGCTTCCAACAGGTACTGAAGAAAAACGCTATACGATCGGAATTGCACCGATCGCAAATATCGCGGCACCTGAGTTGATGGTGGTTCGTTCAGAGAATCTTGGACAAGCCTTCGTTCGCGGAGTGGAAAAAACTTGGGACGTGTCGGTAATGACCGTGATGAGTTTCGTTCGTTTGTTCCAAGCGAAGATCTCTCCAAAAAACATCGGTGGCGTGATCTCTATCGGTCAAGCGGCTAGCGAAACTTTCAAGATCGGTTTGACTCAGTTCTTGCAAATGATGGCGATTATTTCCGTCAATCTTTTCATCCTGAACTTGTTGCCGATTCCAGTTTTGGATGGTGGACACTTGGTGTTCTATGCCATCGAAGTTGTGAAAGGTGCGCCGCTGAGCATGCGTAAGATGGAGCTTGCTCAACAAGTGGGTCTTGCGTTACTGATGAGCCTCATGATCTTTGCTCTATTTAACGACTTCACTCGTATTCTTGGTCTATGA
- the tsaB gene encoding tRNA (adenosine(37)-N6)-threonylcarbamoyltransferase complex dimerization subunit type 1 TsaB — translation METSTLLGGVAVVIDGQVVAEESSLRQKTHSENISPFVDHCLKKAHLKLEDIDVFAVGQGPGSFTGIRVAANAGKTFAYSFNKPMVTIDTLMLLAAQVKDKSKPVLSIINAYKNMVYMGLFDITGAEPTYIKGPDAVPVRELKNHIHSDCLVVGDGWEAYSEYFPEELMKKFSRDPQLPDHALASTLGLMAERRALSGQTLDWKSFVPLYIRASEAEETKKGILISPLK, via the coding sequence ATGGAAACCAGCACTCTGCTTGGCGGAGTTGCTGTTGTCATCGATGGACAAGTGGTTGCAGAGGAATCTTCCTTGCGCCAGAAAACCCATAGCGAAAACATCAGTCCTTTTGTTGATCATTGTCTAAAAAAAGCCCACTTAAAACTTGAAGATATCGACGTCTTTGCCGTGGGCCAGGGGCCTGGCAGCTTCACTGGAATTCGTGTCGCCGCCAATGCCGGAAAAACTTTTGCCTATAGCTTTAATAAACCCATGGTCACTATCGACACCTTGATGTTGTTAGCGGCTCAGGTGAAAGACAAAAGCAAACCCGTTCTTTCCATTATCAACGCTTATAAAAACATGGTGTACATGGGTCTTTTCGATATCACCGGTGCTGAGCCGACTTATATCAAAGGTCCAGACGCTGTTCCCGTGCGTGAACTTAAGAACCACATCCATTCAGATTGTTTGGTTGTTGGCGACGGGTGGGAAGCCTACAGCGAATACTTCCCTGAAGAATTAATGAAAAAGTTTTCTCGCGATCCGCAACTTCCCGATCACGCTTTGGCGTCGACACTGGGATTGATGGCGGAACGCCGTGCTTTATCGGGCCAAACCTTGGACTGGAAATCTTTTGTTCCCCTTTATATCCGTGCCTCCGAAGCCGAAGAGACAAAAAAAGGAATTTTAATCTCGCCGCTTAAGTAG
- a CDS encoding P-loop NTPase, which yields MERDLHKAYLESLEFQKTSSENTDTKLWVVASGKGGVGKTFVSSSLGITLSKLGHSVVIVDLDLSGANIHTSLGLPPSHMNVRHFFEGVKTLQELVIPTPFPHLSYVQGFWDSWTPTDFSYAQVQNLLPELKKLRADYVIVDMGAGALEAHLELFKAADEKFLITTPEPTSIEKTYRFIEAFVCHSLRQSSTPDAYGNMISTLRNHRQRTLEKPFSFRSYLKEQTGFQYDFFEALSSTPVRLIVNSARSQSNADLGHSIKSVCNKYYDLGIDFAGAIDFDNAVWQSIRSREHVLVAQPFTALAGQFLTTCKQLIDPEELRAVV from the coding sequence ATGGAAAGAGATCTTCATAAGGCCTATTTGGAATCTTTGGAGTTTCAAAAAACTTCGAGTGAAAACACAGACACCAAATTATGGGTTGTTGCTTCCGGTAAAGGTGGCGTAGGTAAAACCTTTGTTTCTTCCAGTTTGGGAATCACTCTTTCAAAACTTGGTCACTCGGTTGTCATCGTTGATCTTGACTTGAGTGGCGCCAATATTCACACTTCTTTGGGTCTTCCACCTTCACACATGAATGTTCGCCATTTTTTTGAAGGCGTTAAAACGCTTCAAGAGCTGGTGATTCCAACACCTTTCCCGCATCTTTCTTATGTTCAGGGTTTTTGGGATTCTTGGACTCCGACAGATTTTTCTTATGCCCAAGTTCAAAATCTTTTGCCTGAGCTTAAGAAATTGCGCGCTGATTACGTGATCGTTGACATGGGTGCCGGTGCTTTAGAAGCGCACTTGGAACTTTTCAAAGCCGCTGATGAAAAATTTCTGATTACGACTCCTGAACCGACAAGCATCGAAAAGACGTATCGTTTTATCGAAGCTTTTGTCTGCCATTCATTGCGCCAAAGTTCGACTCCGGATGCTTACGGCAATATGATTTCCACTTTAAGAAATCACCGCCAAAGAACTTTGGAAAAACCTTTTTCGTTTAGATCTTATTTGAAAGAGCAAACGGGTTTTCAATATGACTTCTTTGAAGCTCTTTCATCGACTCCCGTTCGCTTGATTGTGAACTCTGCTCGCAGCCAATCTAATGCGGATTTGGGTCATTCCATTAAGAGTGTCTGCAATAAGTACTACGACTTAGGTATTGATTTTGCGGGTGCGATCGACTTCGACAACGCTGTGTGGCAGTCGATTCGTTCACGCGAACATGTCTTGGTAGCTCAGCCTTTCACTGCTTTAGCGGGACAATTTTTAACTACCTGCAAACAACTTATTGATCCCGAGGAGCTTCGCGCCGTAGTATAA
- a CDS encoding helix-turn-helix domain-containing protein, with product MQATSRYNYYEILELTANAPQHEVSAAYERARTTYSGENPAIYTIFSEQEARELLVLIEEAYQVLGNKILRNIYDQRLLSGRASLNDLTYASIIEASKQVFPEQKVEKPIPTFKKDEAFEKEIAAKENWDGAFLQKVREYKQISVQRMSEITKINSYYVTAVESMDPSGLPAVVFVRGYVVQIAKALGLDDKKVADSYMKNFKNGLGK from the coding sequence ATGCAAGCGACGTCACGGTATAACTACTACGAGATTCTAGAGCTGACAGCAAATGCACCTCAACACGAGGTGAGTGCTGCCTATGAACGCGCGCGCACAACGTACTCCGGTGAAAATCCTGCGATCTATACAATCTTCTCTGAACAAGAAGCCCGTGAGCTTTTGGTTTTGATCGAGGAAGCTTACCAAGTTCTTGGAAATAAAATTCTTAGAAACATCTACGATCAACGCCTGCTCAGTGGTCGAGCTTCATTGAACGATCTGACTTACGCTTCGATTATTGAAGCGAGCAAACAAGTCTTCCCCGAGCAAAAAGTTGAAAAGCCTATTCCTACTTTCAAAAAAGACGAAGCTTTTGAAAAAGAGATCGCTGCGAAAGAAAACTGGGACGGAGCTTTCTTACAAAAAGTACGTGAGTACAAACAGATCTCTGTGCAACGCATGAGCGAGATCACAAAGATCAATTCTTACTATGTTACCGCTGTAGAAAGTATGGATCCATCGGGTCTTCCAGCTGTTGTGTTCGTTCGTGGTTACGTAGTTCAAATCGCTAAAGCTTTGGGTTTGGACGATAAAAAAGTCGCCGACTCGTACATGAAGAACTTCAAGAACGGTCTTGGAAAGTAA
- a CDS encoding RluA family pseudouridine synthase, with product MESKSTLQKINVTATSDMHGLRLDKALALIEDVGTRSRASHLIDASAVLLNGKTAKASASVKEGDEIEITLPEPVPTELQPYDLKLDILFEDEDLIVINKPAGLVVHPAAGHAHDTLVNALIAHTEDLSMKFGEERPGIVHRLDKETSGVIVIAKNDKAHESLTAQFKERSTHRIYYAVAIGTARTLSSGTIKSFLARHPTDRKRYASVLDDERKPYTDKDDPPTVGKWAVTHYEVLNRKSGLSYLKLKLETGRTHQIRVHLSENGLPIAGDILYGADKKTKNIEARETQESIRSLNRFLLHAAELGFTHPRTQERMFFQQDWPEDVLVLINKWGLR from the coding sequence TTGGAAAGTAAATCCACTTTGCAAAAAATCAATGTCACCGCGACATCGGACATGCATGGGCTTCGCCTGGATAAGGCATTGGCACTTATTGAGGATGTTGGAACACGCTCGCGCGCTTCTCACTTAATTGATGCTTCTGCCGTCTTGCTCAATGGAAAGACCGCCAAAGCTTCTGCTTCAGTTAAAGAAGGTGATGAAATTGAAATCACCTTACCCGAGCCCGTCCCTACCGAACTTCAGCCTTACGATCTTAAATTGGACATCCTTTTTGAAGACGAAGATCTGATCGTCATCAATAAACCCGCAGGTCTTGTGGTTCACCCGGCTGCGGGACACGCTCATGATACTTTAGTAAATGCTTTGATTGCGCACACCGAAGACTTATCTATGAAGTTTGGGGAAGAGCGTCCCGGAATCGTCCATCGTCTCGATAAAGAAACCAGCGGCGTGATCGTCATTGCAAAAAACGATAAAGCTCATGAATCTTTGACCGCGCAATTCAAAGAACGCAGCACTCATCGCATTTACTATGCAGTGGCTATTGGAACTGCAAGAACATTGTCATCTGGAACAATCAAGAGCTTCTTGGCCCGTCATCCAACAGATCGAAAACGTTATGCTTCCGTTTTAGATGATGAAAGAAAACCTTACACCGATAAAGACGATCCACCCACTGTCGGAAAGTGGGCCGTCACTCATTACGAAGTTTTAAATCGCAAAAGTGGCCTCAGTTATCTAAAACTAAAACTAGAAACTGGAAGAACACACCAAATTCGTGTGCATCTTTCTGAAAATGGTCTGCCGATTGCGGGCGATATTCTTTACGGTGCGGATAAGAAGACAAAAAATATCGAAGCTCGTGAAACGCAAGAATCTATTCGCAGTTTGAATAGGTTCTTGCTGCACGCTGCAGAGTTAGGGTTTACTCACCCTCGCACTCAAGAACGAATGTTCTTTCAACAAGACTGGCCAGAGGATGTTTTAGTTTTAATTAATAAATGGGGATTGCGATGA
- the pgeF gene encoding peptidoglycan editing factor PgeF, whose amino-acid sequence MNLEQTELGYEMRTPHFTVFLGGVNAQLTQLKAAYPQYNFVRVKQIHSDAVVESKDVQLDYQTIADAHFTREKNLALCVITADCVPALIFDPTTNLIAGIHAGWRGVASRIIPKTIEKLIAAGAKAQNLHVVVGPHIQKPSFEVGIDVRDQILSSLGPLSPEERAVYFETLPDNKALVDLNQVVRTQLQQEGVPADNVFLLHIDTVTDSRFHSYRRDKDKSGRQISFICRTS is encoded by the coding sequence ATGAATCTAGAACAAACCGAACTTGGATATGAAATGCGCACCCCGCATTTCACGGTTTTTCTAGGTGGCGTTAATGCCCAGCTAACTCAGCTCAAAGCGGCGTATCCTCAATACAACTTCGTGCGCGTTAAGCAAATTCACAGCGATGCCGTTGTCGAAAGTAAAGATGTTCAGCTTGACTATCAGACCATCGCGGATGCGCACTTCACTCGCGAAAAGAACTTGGCGTTGTGTGTGATCACCGCTGACTGTGTGCCGGCCCTTATATTTGATCCAACGACAAACTTAATTGCGGGCATTCATGCCGGTTGGCGCGGAGTCGCCTCCCGCATTATCCCTAAAACCATTGAAAAGTTAATCGCTGCCGGAGCAAAAGCTCAAAATCTTCACGTCGTGGTGGGGCCTCACATTCAAAAACCCAGCTTCGAAGTGGGTATCGATGTTCGTGACCAAATTCTTTCTAGCTTAGGGCCTTTAAGTCCTGAAGAGCGCGCGGTTTATTTTGAAACTCTTCCTGATAATAAAGCTCTTGTAGACCTTAACCAAGTTGTCCGAACGCAGCTTCAGCAAGAAGGTGTTCCTGCCGACAATGTATTCCTTTTACACATCGACACGGTGACCGATTCAAGATTTCACTCTTATCGTCGCGATAAAGATAAATCGGGAAGACAAATTAGTTTTATCTGCCGAACATCATGA